In the genome of Pseudomonas bubulae, one region contains:
- the ykgO gene encoding type B 50S ribosomal protein L36, which produces MKVLSSLKEAKNRHRDCQIVKRRGRIYVICKTNPKFKARQGAAKNKNKGKG; this is translated from the coding sequence ATGAAAGTGCTGTCCTCACTCAAAGAAGCGAAAAATCGTCACCGTGACTGCCAGATCGTTAAGCGCCGTGGCCGTATTTATGTGATCTGCAAAACCAATCCGAAATTCAAGGCTCGCCAGGGCGCAGCGAAGAACAAGAACAAAGGCAAGGGCTGA
- a CDS encoding acyltransferase yields MAIGKDKIPKKSTLITLDIALKRIEGLDYLRGLMALSVMVYHYISWGSGPIGSEYLIGKLGIYAVSMFYILSGLSLGLVYYGRITSAGDVGSFIIKRIFRIFPLFWLVLTATMLASILGGKAGELDLYKVFLNYSLLFGFVDPSAYFNIGAWSIGNEMVFYAILPLVFLLSVRFVWALPLTILFSLLAGVYFAVYYLGSDRSLVEQWGTYINPFNQLFLFMGGVALGVYGKMIRVTGFVSIVILLTSFLVFCFYPVAGDSISIVTGVERFIFSFSCMAFVAGIYFLNPSFKAAPAKVLGFFGSACYSIYLLHPVVAKVVVGLAVKLGLGAAAGYTASALATLALSWLVFDYLEKPMMNAGKKVASIFARKSSVRALT; encoded by the coding sequence TTGGCCATAGGTAAGGATAAAATTCCAAAAAAATCAACACTCATAACCTTGGATATTGCCTTGAAAAGAATTGAAGGGCTGGATTACTTAAGAGGGCTCATGGCACTCTCAGTAATGGTTTATCATTATATAAGTTGGGGCAGTGGTCCGATAGGTAGTGAATATTTGATTGGCAAGCTTGGGATTTATGCCGTGTCAATGTTTTACATACTAAGCGGGCTGAGTTTGGGGTTGGTTTATTATGGTAGGATTACATCAGCAGGAGACGTTGGGTCATTTATAATTAAACGGATTTTCAGAATTTTCCCGCTTTTTTGGTTGGTTTTGACAGCCACGATGCTAGCTAGTATTTTGGGCGGAAAGGCCGGCGAACTTGATCTGTACAAGGTTTTCCTTAATTACTCGTTATTGTTTGGGTTCGTTGATCCTTCAGCATATTTTAATATTGGCGCATGGTCCATTGGCAATGAAATGGTGTTTTATGCGATACTTCCGTTAGTATTTTTGCTGTCGGTTCGGTTTGTATGGGCTCTGCCTCTAACAATTCTTTTTAGTCTATTGGCTGGTGTTTACTTTGCTGTGTATTACCTTGGCTCTGACAGGTCACTCGTAGAGCAGTGGGGTACTTATATTAACCCTTTTAATCAGTTGTTTTTGTTCATGGGTGGTGTTGCGCTTGGCGTCTATGGGAAAATGATCAGGGTGACAGGTTTTGTGTCGATAGTCATATTGTTGACTTCCTTCTTGGTTTTTTGCTTCTATCCTGTGGCTGGAGATTCAATCTCAATAGTAACGGGTGTTGAGCGTTTTATATTTTCTTTCTCCTGTATGGCTTTTGTAGCTGGGATCTATTTCTTGAACCCTTCGTTTAAAGCCGCGCCAGCAAAAGTTCTTGGTTTTTTTGGATCAGCTTGTTATTCCATATATTTGTTGCATCCAGTTGTAGCAAAGGTAGTGGTCGGTCTAGCCGTAAAATTGGGGCTTGGTGCCGCTGCTGGCTACACAGCCTCGGCTTTAGCCACGCTAGCTCTGAGCTGGTTAGTGTTTGATTATCTCGAAAAGCCTATGATGAATGCTGGAAAAAAAGTAGCTTCTATATTTGCTAGAAAGAGCAGTGTTAGAGCGCTAACTTGA
- a CDS encoding DNA adenine methylase: MSSPIIPWMGGKRRLADRLIPLFPPHECYVEVFAGGGALYFLRPQAAPCEVLNDINGDLVTLYRVVQNHLEEFVRQFKWALSSRQIFEWQKMTRPESVTDIQRAARFFYLQHHASGGKITGQVFGTATTAPAINLLRIEENLSAAWQRLAGTYVENLPWLECAERYDRPHTFHYMDPPYWQTAGYGVDFPFENYERMADFMRRCKGKVMVSINDHPDIRRVFEGFHFETTEIRYTTTNQRQGKAEVTGELIVMNWEQEALGGLF, translated from the coding sequence ATGTCTTCACCCATCATCCCTTGGATGGGCGGCAAACGCCGCCTGGCCGACCGCCTTATCCCCCTGTTCCCACCCCACGAATGTTACGTCGAAGTCTTCGCCGGCGGCGGGGCGCTGTACTTCCTGCGCCCTCAGGCCGCGCCTTGCGAAGTGCTAAACGACATCAACGGTGACCTGGTGACCCTGTACCGCGTGGTGCAGAACCACTTGGAAGAATTCGTGAGGCAATTTAAGTGGGCCCTTAGCTCACGGCAGATTTTCGAGTGGCAAAAAATGACCCGCCCGGAAAGCGTGACCGACATCCAGCGTGCGGCCCGATTCTTCTACCTGCAGCACCATGCCTCCGGTGGCAAGATCACAGGACAGGTCTTCGGTACCGCAACTACAGCTCCTGCAATCAACCTGCTGCGCATTGAAGAAAACCTGTCTGCAGCCTGGCAGCGCCTGGCCGGCACTTACGTTGAAAACCTGCCCTGGCTTGAGTGCGCAGAGCGCTACGACCGGCCGCATACCTTCCATTACATGGACCCGCCTTACTGGCAGACCGCTGGTTACGGTGTGGACTTCCCTTTTGAAAACTACGAGCGCATGGCTGATTTTATGCGTCGCTGCAAAGGTAAGGTGATGGTCAGCATCAACGACCATCCGGACATTCGGCGAGTGTTTGAGGGGTTTCATTTTGAGACAACCGAGATCAGGTACACGACCACGAATCAGCGGCAGGGGAAGGCTGAGGTGACGGGAGAGTTGATTGTGATGAATTGGGAGCAGGAGGCTTTGGGGGGGCTATTTTAG
- a CDS encoding antitoxin codes for MSRLTIDISEQQHQSLKALAALQGKTIKQYAIERLFPGNVDNDPAWQELRGVLTARINDGLAGKVSDRSIGDILDEELSGESRA; via the coding sequence ATGAGCCGCCTGACCATCGACATATCCGAGCAGCAGCATCAGAGCCTGAAAGCGTTGGCCGCCTTGCAGGGCAAGACGATCAAGCAATACGCCATCGAGCGCCTGTTTCCGGGCAATGTCGACAATGATCCGGCATGGCAAGAGCTCAGAGGCGTACTGACCGCCCGCATCAATGATGGCCTGGCGGGCAAGGTTTCAGACAGGAGCATTGGTGACATCCTCGACGAAGAACTGTCCGGGGAAAGCCGGGCTTGA
- a CDS encoding lysis system i-spanin subunit Rz: protein MSLARWLGLALLLASACFATWKVDAWRYGRQLADLSASHQADLTTISNAAAAQVRQALDKQQATQKALAELDDKATTEKARDLAENEKLRADVAAGDRRLRIAGRCSADIGNLPITTSTARLDDGAAIELAGATRRIVFDIRAEIIKDRAALKGIQAYVRDSCM from the coding sequence GTGAGCCTGGCTCGCTGGCTGGGCCTTGCGTTGCTGCTGGCCAGTGCTTGTTTTGCCACATGGAAAGTGGACGCCTGGCGCTACGGCAGGCAGCTGGCCGACCTGAGCGCGTCACATCAAGCCGACCTGACGACCATTTCCAACGCTGCAGCCGCCCAGGTGCGCCAAGCACTGGATAAGCAGCAGGCTACCCAAAAGGCCCTGGCCGAACTCGACGATAAAGCCACAACGGAGAAAGCCCGTGATCTTGCTGAGAATGAAAAGCTGCGCGCTGATGTTGCCGCTGGTGATCGCCGGCTGCGCATCGCCGGGCGCTGTAGTGCCGACATCGGTAATCTGCCCATTACCACCAGCACCGCCCGCCTGGATGATGGCGCAGCCATCGAACTCGCTGGAGCTACTAGACGGATTGTTTTCGATATCAGGGCCGAAATCATAAAAGATCGGGCAGCTCTGAAAGGTATACAGGCGTATGTGCGTGATAGTTGCATGTGA
- a CDS encoding glycoside hydrolase family 19 protein, with product MSVTALQLLQILPSAGQVASVFVPVLNTAMNRYQIVGQKRIAAFIAQVGHESGEMTRQVENLNYSADGLANTWPNRYAEPDGKGGYLKVMVKDRLRNKPNALGLSLAGKPEQIANNVYAGRMGNTAPGNGWKYRGRGLIQLTGKTNYQLCGEALGLDLLAQPELLEKPQQACMAAAWFWGSNGLNSLADTGDIETITRRINGGLSGLADRQALYALALKVLA from the coding sequence ATGAGTGTTACAGCACTGCAGTTGCTGCAGATTCTCCCCAGTGCCGGCCAAGTTGCCAGCGTTTTTGTTCCTGTCTTAAACACCGCAATGAACCGGTACCAGATCGTGGGCCAGAAACGCATAGCGGCCTTCATTGCCCAAGTTGGCCACGAATCCGGCGAAATGACGCGCCAGGTAGAGAATCTGAACTACAGCGCAGATGGGCTGGCCAACACCTGGCCCAATCGCTACGCCGAGCCAGACGGCAAGGGTGGCTACCTCAAGGTTATGGTCAAAGACAGGCTGCGCAACAAGCCCAACGCCTTGGGCCTGAGCCTTGCGGGCAAGCCTGAACAGATCGCGAACAACGTCTACGCCGGGCGCATGGGTAATACCGCGCCGGGCAACGGCTGGAAGTATCGCGGTCGCGGCCTGATCCAGCTCACCGGCAAGACCAACTACCAACTGTGCGGCGAAGCGCTGGGCCTGGACCTGCTCGCACAGCCTGAACTGCTGGAGAAACCGCAGCAAGCCTGTATGGCCGCTGCGTGGTTCTGGGGCAGTAACGGGCTGAACTCACTGGCTGACACGGGCGACATTGAAACCATCACCCGGCGTATCAACGGCGGACTGAGCGGGTTGGCTGACCGTCAGGCACTGTACGCCCTGGCACTGAAGGTGTTGGCGTGA
- a CDS encoding type II toxin-antitoxin system RelE/ParE family toxin yields the protein MSGAYVLTLEAEADLRGIIRYTRQQWSDQQVRVYIGRLERGIARLAARQGAYRDMSDLYPTLLMAHCEHHYAFALPREGAPALIVAILHERMDLMTRLAERLNK from the coding sequence TTGAGCGGTGCCTACGTTCTCACGCTTGAGGCTGAAGCCGACTTGCGCGGGATCATCCGCTACACGCGCCAACAGTGGAGTGACCAGCAGGTGCGTGTGTACATCGGCAGACTGGAACGCGGGATCGCGCGCCTTGCCGCCCGTCAAGGCGCGTACAGGGACATGAGCGACCTCTACCCGACGTTGTTGATGGCTCACTGCGAACACCATTACGCATTTGCCCTGCCGCGTGAAGGTGCACCTGCTTTGATTGTGGCGATATTGCATGAACGCATGGACCTGATGACGCGACTGGCAGAACGGCTGAACAAGTGA
- a CDS encoding PIN domain-containing protein, producing the protein MNTKFNKSDKYPDPASTFSFRLDPIDDMRQTCLFVLDTNILLLPYGTDNESLNTIEAVYETLSAQKRIFIPAQVAREFFDNRPNKLSAIHDDLKKKQSSELQLFKKHPFLNEVNEFKKVLEKEVQLQSSFKAWKDEINKTIAVVQGWGWDDPVSKMYHKVLKSSVLPDIDFNDKEFEADLARRNTLKIPPGYKDSGKTENQAGDLLIWHEILKLGSQHKQHIIFVSSDDKADWWHRSSGKPLYPRFELVDEFRAKSDGKSFHIVKLSQLLKWFDADKAVVASIENTEREATIPSPTPDIDNDLFIRGAHNFIDTLRNHINIYELEIRSIAQERNGSPETAENNRPSFISRELSATQKLMQEYNQRHHEAIIFRDGLINILPQSASANRSTSWKEKYANPDDPVAVREITDDLAQLTWAVETY; encoded by the coding sequence ATGAACACAAAATTCAATAAATCCGACAAATATCCTGACCCCGCAAGCACATTTAGCTTTAGATTAGATCCAATCGACGACATGCGACAAACCTGCCTATTCGTCCTAGATACGAATATACTATTGTTACCATACGGCACAGACAACGAAAGCTTAAATACAATAGAAGCCGTGTACGAAACACTATCAGCTCAAAAGCGCATATTCATCCCAGCACAAGTTGCTAGGGAGTTTTTTGATAACCGCCCTAACAAGCTTTCAGCCATTCACGACGACCTTAAAAAGAAACAAAGCAGCGAGCTCCAGCTTTTCAAAAAACACCCTTTCCTTAATGAAGTTAATGAATTCAAAAAGGTTCTCGAAAAAGAAGTTCAATTACAATCATCATTCAAGGCATGGAAAGACGAAATAAATAAAACAATCGCTGTCGTTCAAGGATGGGGATGGGATGACCCAGTAAGCAAAATGTACCACAAGGTTTTAAAAAGCTCCGTCCTACCTGACATCGACTTCAACGACAAAGAATTCGAAGCTGATTTAGCCAGAAGAAACACATTAAAAATCCCTCCCGGATATAAGGATAGTGGTAAAACAGAAAATCAGGCGGGCGACCTTCTGATTTGGCATGAAATCCTCAAGCTTGGTTCACAACACAAGCAACATATCATTTTTGTATCGAGTGATGACAAAGCCGATTGGTGGCATCGAAGCAGTGGCAAACCACTATATCCACGATTTGAACTAGTAGATGAGTTCAGAGCAAAATCTGATGGCAAATCATTCCACATAGTCAAGCTATCCCAATTATTAAAGTGGTTTGATGCTGACAAAGCAGTGGTAGCCAGCATTGAGAACACAGAGCGCGAAGCCACAATACCTTCCCCCACTCCTGACATAGACAACGATTTATTCATTCGCGGTGCGCATAACTTTATCGACACTCTAAGAAACCATATCAATATATACGAACTAGAAATTAGAAGTATCGCCCAAGAACGCAACGGCTCACCAGAAACTGCAGAAAATAACAGACCATCATTCATATCACGAGAATTGAGCGCTACTCAAAAGCTAATGCAAGAATATAACCAGCGACATCATGAAGCGATTATCTTTAGAGACGGGTTGATCAATATACTTCCACAGTCAGCTAGCGCAAACAGATCTACAAGCTGGAAAGAAAAGTACGCAAACCCTGATGACCCAGTAGCTGTTAGAGAAATAACAGATGATCTTGCACAGCTGACTTGGGCTGTAGAAACTTACTAG